The following coding sequences lie in one Oncorhynchus masou masou isolate Uvic2021 chromosome 20, UVic_Omas_1.1, whole genome shotgun sequence genomic window:
- the LOC135506594 gene encoding uncharacterized protein LOC135506594 — translation MVTVARSPDDRGRVSMVWHSKKLIKLIRPQIQTPGPYPRSRHQVQTPETRSRPQTPETRSIPPDPDTRSRPQRPGPYPQIQTPGPDPRDQVHTPRFIPQIQTPETRSIPQIQTPGPDPRDQVHTPRSRHQVQTPETRSRPQRPGPDPRSRPQRPGPDPQIQTPGPDPRSRPQRPGPDPQIQTPGPDPRSRHQVQTPRSRHQVQTPRSRHQVQTPRSRHQVQTPDPDTRSRPQRPGPDPRSRPQRPGPYPQIQTPGPDPRSRPQIQTPDPDTRSRPQRPGPDPRPQRPGPDPRDQVQTPDPRDQVQTPDPRDQVQTPDPRDQVHIPRSRHQVQTPDPDTRSRPQIQTPGPYPRSRHQVHTPDPDTRSIPQIQTPGPYTRSIPQIHTPDPDARSIPQIHTTRSIPQIQTPDPDTRSIPQIQTPGPYPRSIPQI, via the exons ATGGTAACTGTCGCCCGGAGCCCCGACGATAGAGGACGCGTTTCTATG gtgtggcatagcaAGAAGCTGATTAAGCTGATTAGACCCCAGATCCAGACACCAGGTCCATACCCCAGATCCAGACACCAGGTCCAGACCCCAGAGACCAGATCCAGACCCCAGACCCCAGAGACCAGGTCCATACCCCCAGATCCAGACACCAGGTCCAGACCCCAGAGACCAGGTCCATACCCCCAGATCCAGACACCAGGTCCAGACCCCAGAGACCAGGTCCATACCCCCAGATTCATACCCCAGATCCAGACCCCAGAGACCAGGTCCATACCCCAGATCCAGACACCAGGTCCAGACCCCAGAGACCAGGTCCATACCCCCAGATCCAGACACCAGGTCCAGACCCCAGAGACCAGGTCCAGACCCCAGAGACCAGGTCCAGACCCCAGGTCCAGACCCCAGAGACCAGGTCCAGACCCCCAGATCCAGACACCAGGTCCAGACCCCAGATCCAGACCCCAGAGACCAGGTCCAGACCCCCAGATCCAGACACCAGGTCCAGACCCCAGATCCAGACACCAGGTCCAGACCCCCAGATCCAGACACCAGGTCCAGACCCCCAGATCCAGACACCAGGTCCAGACCCCCAGATCCAGACACCAGGTCCAGACCCCAGATCCAGACACCAGGTCCAGACCCCAGAGACCAGGTCCAGACCCCAGATCCAGACCCCAGAGACCAGGTCCATACCCCCAGATCCAGACACCAGGTCCAGACCCCAGATCCAGACCCCAGATCCAGACACCAGATCCAGACACCAGATCCAGACCCCAGAGACCAGGTCCAGACCCCAGACCCCAGAGACCAGGTCCAGACCCCAGAGACCAGGTCCAGACCCCAGACCCCAGAGACCAGGTCCAGACCCCAGACCCCAGAGACCAGGTCCAGACCCCAGACCCCAGAGACCAGGTCCATATCCCCAGATCCAGACACCAGGTCCAGACCCCAGATCCAGACACCAGGTCCAGACCCCAGATCCAGACACCAGGTCCATACCCCAGATCCAGACACCAGGTCCATACCCCAGATCCAGACACCAGGTCCATACCCCAGATCCAGACACCAGGTCCATACACCAGGTCCATACCCCAGATCCATACCCCAGATCCAGACGCCAGGTCCATACCCCAGATCCATACCACCAGATCCATACCCCAGATCCAGACACCAGATCCAGACACCAGGTCCATACCCCAGATCCAGACACCAGGTCCATACCCCAGATCCATACCCCAGATCTAG